In one Oryzias latipes chromosome 13, ASM223467v1 genomic region, the following are encoded:
- the LOC101156910 gene encoding matrix metalloproteinase-20-like isoform X2: MHFLQGFKPQEPLKIRTAAIWCKLPESVIHVISQKRHPIKAKPCEMNTGSMGLLWIPVLSSLVFVKISWTRPIDGNQHLKPEDVELAEIYLKTFYGLKQTDRGDRFPQRRTRSVSAMEMKIREMQNFFGLRETGGLDSSTLSVMKLPRCGVPDVENFGFYPFKPKWKNHNVTYKIAKYTPDMSKEDVEKAFHSALKMWREAAPLRFTQVTSGSADIVLTFARKTHGDFFPFDGPGGVLAHAFQPGERMGGDVHFDEDETWTAGNQGYNLFAVAAHEIGHSLGLSHSKDRSAIMYPNYRYHSSTQHALSKDDMLGIQMLYGKPNQKVEIQSTAPQNCDPDFSFDAAAIIDDSIVLLKNRHMWMRTINGSYWNQLTEGLIKTYLPGINDRIDAAYDIPSKGEAYIFTGQKYWVVEKLKSRSRVGSIQDYGFPSRVTHIDAAVHISEQGKTVFFTGPFYYRFDEVKRQLEYSYPRLIQRNSRGLPRRVDAAFRIHGSIFLLSGPKSYQYDLKQKRVVKIIPGNSWLGCRLK, translated from the exons atgcattttttacagGGCTTCAAACCGCAAGAACCTCTTAAAATCAGGACGGCTGCAATCTGGTGTAAACTCCCTGAATCTGTGATTCACGTGATCAGCCAGAAGCGCCATCCCATAAAGGCGAAGCCTTGTGAGATGAACACTGGAAGCATGGGGCTGCTGTGGATACCTGTCTTGAGCTCTCTGGTGTTTGTGAAAATCTCCTGGACTCGACCAATTGATGGGAATCAACATCTCAAGCCTGAGGATGTGGAGCTGGCTGAG ATCTACCTCAAGACATTCTACGGTCTGAAGCAAACAGACAGAGGAGACCGATTTCCACAGAGGAGGACTAGGTCTGTATCAGCTAtggagatgaagatcagagaaaTGCAAAACTTTTTTGGCCTCAGAGAAACTGGAGGTTTGGACTCTTCCACTCTGAGTGTCATGAAGCTGCCCAGATGTGGAGTTCCAGATGTGGAGAACTTCGGTTTTTACCCCTTCAAGCCTAAGTGGAAGAATCACAACGTCACATACAA GATTGCAAAATACACTCCGGACATGAGCAAAGAGGATGTGGAAAAAGCTTTTCACTCAGCTCTGAAAATGTGGAGGGAAGCAGCTCCGCTCAGGTTCACACAAGTCACCAGTGGGAGCGCTGATATTGTACTCACCTTTGCccgaaaaa CTCACGGAGATTTCTTCCCCTTTGATGGACCTGGCGGTGTGCTCGCTCACGCCTTTCAGCCGGGAGAAAGAATGGGGGGGGATGTGCACTTTGATGAAGATGAGACGTGGACGGCAGGAAACCAAG GTTACAACCTGTTTGCTGTTGCAGCTCATGAGATCGGTCACTCGCTGGGCTTGTCTCACTCAAAAGACCGCAGCGCCATCATGTATCCAAACTACCGGTATCACAGCAGCACCCAGCACGCTCTGTCCAAAGATGACATGCTTGGGATTCAAATGCTCTATG gaaAACCCAACCAAAAAGTGGAAATTCAGTCAACTGCACCGCAAAATTGTGATCCTGACTTTTCTTTTGATGCAGCTGCCATTATTGACGATTCTATAGTTCTGTTAAAAAACAG GCACATGTGGATGAGAACAATAAACGGCTCTTACTGGAATCAGCTGACCGAAGGCCTCATCAAGACGTATTTACCTGGAATAAATGATCGTATCGATGCAGCTTATGACATTCCTTCCAAAGGAGAGGCGTACATATTCACCG gCCAAAAGTACTGGGTGGTTGAAAAACTAAAGTCAAGAAGCCGCGTTGGCTCTATCCAGGATTACGGCTTCCCCTCAAGAGTCACGCACATTGACGCCGCCGTGCACATCAGCGAACAAGGAAAAACTGTGTTCTTTACTGGACCGTTTTATTACAG ATTTGATGAGGTCAAGAGGCAGTTGGAATATAGCTACCCCAGACTCATCCAGAGAAACTCGCGCGGACTTCCAAGACGAGTGGATGCGGCTTTCAGGATACACg GTAGCATCTTTCTCCTGAGTGGGCCAAAATCCTACCAGTATGACTTGAAACAGAAACGGGTGGTGAAGATTATTCCTGGAAACTCCTGGCTGGGATGCAGACTTAAATAG
- the LOC101156910 gene encoding matrix metalloproteinase-20-like isoform X1 — MHFLQGFKPQEPLKIRTAAIWCKLPESVIHVISQKRHPIKAKPCEMNTGSMGLLWIPVLSSLVFVKISWTRPIDGNQHLKPEDVELAEIYLKTFYGLKQTDRGDRFPQRRTRSVSAMEMKIREMQNFFGLRETGGLDSSTLSVMKLPRCGVPDVENFGFYPFKPKWKNHNVTYKIAKYTPDMSKEDVEKAFHSALKMWREAAPLRFTQVTSGSADIVLTFARKSKFKHISMAHLLGWCIQSFLVLQSLSLAAAAHGDFFPFDGPGGVLAHAFQPGERMGGDVHFDEDETWTAGNQGYNLFAVAAHEIGHSLGLSHSKDRSAIMYPNYRYHSSTQHALSKDDMLGIQMLYGKPNQKVEIQSTAPQNCDPDFSFDAAAIIDDSIVLLKNRHMWMRTINGSYWNQLTEGLIKTYLPGINDRIDAAYDIPSKGEAYIFTGQKYWVVEKLKSRSRVGSIQDYGFPSRVTHIDAAVHISEQGKTVFFTGPFYYRFDEVKRQLEYSYPRLIQRNSRGLPRRVDAAFRIHGSIFLLSGPKSYQYDLKQKRVVKIIPGNSWLGCRLK, encoded by the exons atgcattttttacagGGCTTCAAACCGCAAGAACCTCTTAAAATCAGGACGGCTGCAATCTGGTGTAAACTCCCTGAATCTGTGATTCACGTGATCAGCCAGAAGCGCCATCCCATAAAGGCGAAGCCTTGTGAGATGAACACTGGAAGCATGGGGCTGCTGTGGATACCTGTCTTGAGCTCTCTGGTGTTTGTGAAAATCTCCTGGACTCGACCAATTGATGGGAATCAACATCTCAAGCCTGAGGATGTGGAGCTGGCTGAG ATCTACCTCAAGACATTCTACGGTCTGAAGCAAACAGACAGAGGAGACCGATTTCCACAGAGGAGGACTAGGTCTGTATCAGCTAtggagatgaagatcagagaaaTGCAAAACTTTTTTGGCCTCAGAGAAACTGGAGGTTTGGACTCTTCCACTCTGAGTGTCATGAAGCTGCCCAGATGTGGAGTTCCAGATGTGGAGAACTTCGGTTTTTACCCCTTCAAGCCTAAGTGGAAGAATCACAACGTCACATACAA GATTGCAAAATACACTCCGGACATGAGCAAAGAGGATGTGGAAAAAGCTTTTCACTCAGCTCTGAAAATGTGGAGGGAAGCAGCTCCGCTCAGGTTCACACAAGTCACCAGTGGGAGCGCTGATATTGTACTCACCTTTGCccgaaaaagtaaatttaagcACATTTCTATGGCGCACCTGTTGGGTTGGTGTATACAGTCATTTCTAGTGTTACAAAGCCTCTCTCTCGCTGCTGCAGCTCACGGAGATTTCTTCCCCTTTGATGGACCTGGCGGTGTGCTCGCTCACGCCTTTCAGCCGGGAGAAAGAATGGGGGGGGATGTGCACTTTGATGAAGATGAGACGTGGACGGCAGGAAACCAAG GTTACAACCTGTTTGCTGTTGCAGCTCATGAGATCGGTCACTCGCTGGGCTTGTCTCACTCAAAAGACCGCAGCGCCATCATGTATCCAAACTACCGGTATCACAGCAGCACCCAGCACGCTCTGTCCAAAGATGACATGCTTGGGATTCAAATGCTCTATG gaaAACCCAACCAAAAAGTGGAAATTCAGTCAACTGCACCGCAAAATTGTGATCCTGACTTTTCTTTTGATGCAGCTGCCATTATTGACGATTCTATAGTTCTGTTAAAAAACAG GCACATGTGGATGAGAACAATAAACGGCTCTTACTGGAATCAGCTGACCGAAGGCCTCATCAAGACGTATTTACCTGGAATAAATGATCGTATCGATGCAGCTTATGACATTCCTTCCAAAGGAGAGGCGTACATATTCACCG gCCAAAAGTACTGGGTGGTTGAAAAACTAAAGTCAAGAAGCCGCGTTGGCTCTATCCAGGATTACGGCTTCCCCTCAAGAGTCACGCACATTGACGCCGCCGTGCACATCAGCGAACAAGGAAAAACTGTGTTCTTTACTGGACCGTTTTATTACAG ATTTGATGAGGTCAAGAGGCAGTTGGAATATAGCTACCCCAGACTCATCCAGAGAAACTCGCGCGGACTTCCAAGACGAGTGGATGCGGCTTTCAGGATACACg GTAGCATCTTTCTCCTGAGTGGGCCAAAATCCTACCAGTATGACTTGAAACAGAAACGGGTGGTGAAGATTATTCCTGGAAACTCCTGGCTGGGATGCAGACTTAAATAG